Proteins encoded within one genomic window of Choristoneura fumiferana chromosome 28, NRCan_CFum_1, whole genome shotgun sequence:
- the LOC141443832 gene encoding uncharacterized protein, protein MEEVLRALQKIQKELDEQKITIQKSGENVTEQVTHNINNILDEKFKILEEKYENLKDKLDNQEKRLYFLEKQARQRNIVLFGLKETESSYSNLVKIIINFINEYLTIKLDHRDIQEVKRIGKKGERPRPIIITVSTLGIKITILKQKKVLVNTPYYIKEDYPEYVLNKRKELQEQVRIEKEKGNSVRIKYDKIVIMNKNPDTSSHNKRMLSNSPENNNTRKNPGNEQKMQTNKKNKIETPIQRSSSLSEGPIKPGILNFFQTNTKHPTNLSSNLENKNNNI, encoded by the coding sequence ATGGAAGAAGTACTGAGAGCACTCCAAAAAATCCAAAAAGAATTAGATGAACAAAAAATAACCATCCAAAAAAGCGGAGAAAATGTAACAGAGCAAGTAACgcataatataaataacatactAGATGAGAAATTCAAGATTTTGGAAGAAAAGTATGAAAACCTCAAGGATAAATTGGATAATCAAGAAAAAAGATTATACTTCCTCGAAAAACAAGCTAGGCAAAGGAATATAGTTCTATTTGGTCtaaaggaaactgaatcatctTACTCCAACTTAGTAAAGATTATCATAAATTTCATAAATGAATACCTCACCATAAAGTTAGACCACAGAGACATACAGGAGGTTAAACGAATTGGAAAAAAAGGGGAAAGGCCAAGACCAATAATTATTACTGTTTCAACACTTGGTATAAAAATAACCATACTTAAACAGAAGAAAGTACTTGTAAATACCCCATATTACATAAAAGAAGACTATCCAgagtatgttttaaataaaaggaaGGAACTACAAGAGCAAGTACGAATAGAAAAAGAGAAAGGAAACTCAGTTAGAATTAAGTATGATAAAATAgttattatgaataaaaaccCAGATACATCAAGTCACAATAAAAGAATGCTTTCAAACTCCCCTGAAAATAATAACACACGCAAAAACCCTGGCAATGAGCAAAAAATGCAGaccaataagaaaaataaaatcgaGACCCCCATACAAAGATCATCCAGTCTATCAGAGGGGCCAATTAAACCTGGCATATTAAACTTCTTccaaacaaatacaaaacacCCAACTAACTTATCGAGCAatttagaaaacaaaaataataacatataa